One genomic segment of Mycolicibacterium psychrotolerans includes these proteins:
- the alkX gene encoding TetR family transcriptional regulator AlkX, with protein MSGTNDKRITYAEASRVLLRDSILDGMRELLLTRDWSAITLSDVAKAAGISRQTIYNEFGSRQGLAQGYALRLADRLVGQIQGAIIDNVGDVYAAFLQGFRDFFTESAADPLVISLLTGTSKPDLLQIITTDSAPIITHCSARLTQLFMTSWVRCSEEDAGVLARAIVRLAMSYISMPPEADHDVARDLARLMTPFAERYGVIESG; from the coding sequence GTGAGCGGGACCAACGACAAGCGCATCACCTACGCCGAGGCGTCGCGGGTCCTGCTGCGCGATTCGATCCTCGACGGCATGCGCGAGTTGCTGCTCACCCGCGACTGGTCGGCGATCACGCTGTCCGATGTCGCCAAGGCCGCCGGCATCAGCCGGCAGACCATCTACAACGAGTTCGGTTCCCGGCAGGGCCTGGCCCAGGGGTATGCGCTGCGGCTGGCCGACCGCCTGGTCGGCCAGATCCAGGGTGCGATCATCGACAACGTCGGCGACGTGTACGCGGCGTTCCTGCAGGGCTTCCGCGACTTCTTCACCGAATCGGCCGCCGACCCGCTGGTGATCTCACTGCTGACCGGCACGTCCAAACCCGACCTGCTGCAGATCATCACCACCGACAGCGCGCCGATCATCACGCACTGCTCGGCACGGCTGACCCAGCTGTTCATGACGAGCTGGGTGCGCTGCAGCGAAGAGGACGCCGGCGTGCTGGCCCGGGCGATCGTCCGGCTGGCGATGAGCTACATCTCGATGCCGCCCGAGGCCGACCACGACGTGGCGCGGGACCTGGCCCGGCTGATGACGCCGTTCGCCGAGCGCTACGGGGTCATCGAGTCCGGATAG
- a CDS encoding rubredoxin, producing the protein MSSDERLREEQTNPFKLFVCVQCGFEYDEAKGWPEDGIAPGTRWDDIPDDWSCPDCGAAKSDFDMVEVVRP; encoded by the coding sequence ATGAGCAGCGATGAGCGCTTGCGCGAAGAGCAGACCAACCCATTCAAGCTGTTCGTCTGCGTGCAGTGCGGCTTCGAGTACGACGAGGCCAAGGGCTGGCCCGAGGACGGCATCGCCCCGGGCACCCGCTGGGACGACATCCCCGACGACTGGAGCTGCCCCGACTGCGGCGCGGCCAAGTCGGACTTCGACATGGTGGAGGTCGTGCGGCCGTGA
- the ahcY gene encoding adenosylhomocysteinase: MTAPTLTADVRNGIDFKVADLSLAEFGRKEIRLAEHEMPGLMTLRREYAEVQPLKGARVSGSLHMTVQTAVLIETLTSLGAEVRWASCNIFSTQDHAAAAVVVGPHGTPEEPKGIPVFAWKGETLEEYWWAAEQMLTWPGEPANMILDDGGDATMLVLRGAQFEKAGVVPPEEDEHSDEYKVFLNLLRRSLESDKTKWTTIAESVKGVTEETTTGVLRLYQFAASGELAFPAINVNDSVTKSKFDNKYGTRHSLIDGINRGTDVLIGGKAALVCGYGDVGKGCAEALKAQGARVAVTEIDPINALQALMDGFEVKTVEEAVGWADIIITATGNQGIITLEHMRSMKHQAILGNIGHFDDEIEMARLERDPDIRRINIKPQVDEFVFPDGHSIIVLSEGRLLNLGNATGHPSFVMSNSFSNQVIAQIELWTKNDEYDNEVYRLAKHLDEKVAKIHVEALGGTLTRLTKEQAEYIGVDVEGPYKPEHYRY, translated from the coding sequence ATGACTGCACCGACACTGACCGCAGACGTCCGCAACGGCATCGACTTCAAGGTCGCCGACCTGTCGCTGGCCGAGTTCGGCCGCAAAGAGATCCGGCTCGCCGAGCACGAGATGCCCGGCCTGATGACGCTGCGCCGCGAGTACGCCGAGGTTCAGCCGCTCAAGGGCGCCCGGGTCTCCGGCTCGCTGCACATGACCGTCCAGACCGCCGTGCTGATCGAGACCCTGACATCTCTCGGCGCCGAAGTTCGATGGGCGTCCTGCAACATCTTCTCCACCCAGGACCACGCGGCCGCGGCCGTCGTCGTCGGACCGCACGGCACACCCGAGGAGCCCAAGGGCATCCCGGTGTTCGCGTGGAAGGGCGAGACGCTCGAGGAGTACTGGTGGGCCGCCGAGCAGATGCTCACCTGGCCGGGCGAGCCCGCGAACATGATCCTCGACGACGGCGGCGACGCCACCATGCTGGTGCTGCGCGGAGCGCAGTTCGAGAAGGCCGGCGTGGTGCCGCCGGAGGAGGACGAGCACTCCGACGAGTACAAGGTCTTCCTGAATCTGCTGCGGCGCTCGCTGGAGTCCGACAAGACCAAGTGGACGACGATCGCCGAGTCGGTCAAGGGCGTCACCGAGGAGACCACCACCGGCGTGCTGCGGCTGTACCAGTTCGCCGCCTCCGGCGAGCTGGCGTTCCCGGCGATCAACGTCAACGACTCCGTCACCAAGAGCAAGTTCGACAACAAGTACGGCACCCGGCACTCGCTGATCGACGGCATCAACCGCGGCACCGACGTCCTCATCGGCGGCAAGGCCGCCCTCGTCTGCGGGTACGGCGACGTCGGCAAGGGCTGCGCGGAGGCGCTCAAAGCGCAGGGCGCGCGAGTCGCGGTCACCGAGATCGACCCGATCAACGCCCTGCAGGCGCTGATGGACGGCTTCGAGGTCAAGACGGTCGAAGAGGCCGTGGGCTGGGCCGACATCATCATCACCGCCACCGGCAACCAGGGGATCATCACCCTCGAGCACATGCGGTCGATGAAGCACCAGGCGATCCTGGGCAACATCGGTCACTTCGACGACGAGATCGAGATGGCGCGTCTGGAGCGGGACCCCGACATCCGCCGGATCAACATCAAGCCGCAGGTCGACGAGTTCGTCTTCCCCGACGGCCACTCCATCATCGTGCTGTCCGAGGGCCGGCTGCTCAATCTGGGCAACGCCACCGGCCACCCGTCGTTCGTGATGAGCAACAGCTTCTCCAACCAGGTGATCGCCCAGATCGAGCTGTGGACCAAGAACGACGAGTACGACAACGAGGTCTACCGGCTGGCCAAGCACCTCGACGAGAAGGTCGCCAAGATCCACGTCGAGGCGCTCGGCGGCACGCTGACCCGCCTCACCAAGGAGCAGGCCGAGTACATCGGTGTGGACGTGGAAGGCCCGTACAAGCCGGAGCACTACCGCTACTGA